In Bacillus sp. S3, the sequence TAAAGGATATCGTCCATCCCCAATACAGTACCCTTTGATCTTTATAATGCCGAAGAGCTAAATAAAAAACATAAGCAATCCAAATAAAGATAAGACCTGCAGCAGCGCGGTGCCCCATTTGGACCCATTCATAGATGTTAGCAGGTAATGAAGGGGCATCATTAAGGCATAAAGGCCAATCGCGGCAAATGAGGCTTGCCTTCATATGACGAACTAACGCACCAGTGTAAATAACGAGGTAGCTATAAATTGAAACACCGATGATATGGAAGCCCATCCGCTTATCAATGTAAAGTTTTTCTGCATCAAACTTTTTATCGATTTCAAAAATAAGCAATGTCAATAAAAATACCGCTGCAAAAGAAACGAGCGAAATCCCAAAATGCAAGGCAAGTACAAAGCTTGATTGTCCCCATTTTACGGCAGCTGCCCCGATCAAACCTTGTAATAATAAAAAGAAAAAGGAAAGCATTGAAAGAAATTTGGTTTCCCTGATATGACCGATTGCC encodes:
- a CDS encoding COX15/CtaA family protein, which produces MRRSLKWFAVATTIGMIFILLGGALVTKTGSGMGCGRSWPLCNGKLLPSEITPELIIELSHRLVSGAGGIMVLVLSIWSWKAIGHIRETKFLSMLSFFFLLLQGLIGAAAVKWGQSSFVLALHFGISLVSFAAVFLLTLLIFEIDKKFDAEKLYIDKRMGFHIIGVSIYSYLVIYTGALVRHMKASLICRDWPLCLNDAPSLPANIYEWVQMGHRAAAGLIFIWIAYVFYLALRHYKDQRVLYWGWTISFILVSLQVIAGAFVIFSRLNLYIALLHAFFITCLFGVLSYFLLLYSRTKRKH